AGGGTTTTATGGCACCATTGTGGAGTGTGCCATTGCATAACAGACACTCCATAAAAGTCTGTCGAGACAGATTGTGCTCGCTGAAAAGGCATTCTAATTTATGGCCCATATGACTCATTATGGTAAACTCTACgatagactaataaataaaattggagtgtctgtttgtaatgttgaaataaccgctttttgactacatgcatatgaacaTGTACATGTGATACAAACACCAAAAATAAGAATTTTTACCTGTaggtatgtctgtctgtttgtttgttttcgctaatctctgaaatggctggattggttttgacgagacttttattgctaggtagctgatatactaaTTGCTTTATTGGTCACAAAGTCCGCAATTCACGCGACCAAAGCCGCAGAACtagtaatatgtattataaaatgtttcgatgatgatttattgttttacaactATTCTGCCTGGTAAAAATTAGAGTTAATCATATTACTGAAGAAAAACCATTGAAAAATAAGAGATATTTGTTTATGAAAGATCTGATTCTGTATAAAACTACTAATGTTTcggttttcatttaattttgtttacctataCTAGGCaccttacctacctacctacctacattaaatCTATAGGATGTTATTTTAGTTCcgtattgtaaattatttttccatAATCATTATACTTACTCATCAGTTTTTTCaaggtttaatattattttcctgcTTTTTTAGTGCACTTTTCACGCATTCATTTTGAAATAGTAGGTATGGTGAAAAAGTGTGCTGtcattattaatgttttttttttatgaaatatggaATAATGGGAAATATGGCAAACTagcagacatatcacctgatggtaagtgatcagcgccgcccatggacacccgcaacaccagagtagtcacaggtattgccggccttttagaaaggaatacgctctttccTTGAAGGTTTTGAtagaaaaattatttagttaggTACTCAGAGTCGTCCTTGAATCCAATTACATATAGCATAACAAAATTAGTTGTTCCAAAATCTAGCGCACACgcattagtttatttattggcGAGGCGTCACATTTGACTCGTAAAATTAAACTCACTCAAAATTacatgtgtttgttttattgcatTCTTTACAACGGGGAATGATAATGGTCAATTGAGTTACTGTCAACTTAGAGCTCTAATTTCAATTTCTTGCTCCAAATTCTTTACAAAAGTCTAGAGAAGAAGGGAAGGGACAAAAGAACACATAAAGAAACTCCTTggtaaattaatttctaatatCAAACAGATATAATATCAGGAAAAGTTACAAAACATTCCAAACTAGATAGATAGCTATCCACGAGCTACAAGATAATTTGTTCATATAAATAGTTCTGATTTAGATAAAGTTTAAATCCACGTTTCTATTAATcgaataggtatttatttactaggGTCACGTGGGCTACATTGACGCCTACGATTGATGATTATCTACCCTAAAAATCTTCCAATTTTGTTACTTTGTGAGTGTTTGTACTTACTCTTGTTATTTTTCAGCTATAATTTATAGATGTAAAGAGGGCGTATAGAGGGCGGAGGGTACATATTTATATCGGTACCTAACACAAACATTACCAGAAACCGGCAGGTACCTTCACATCCTACCAAATATGAACATGAGGATACACATCTGTCATGTCCGTCCACCTAGGAGTGATACCGGAGCATACAAACGTCGGATCGATTGCTTCATCGATAGTTACGAGCGAGATTTATGGCCCGGTATTATTTGTGTTCCGATTCGGCGCATGCGACGGCGACGCCAGATGTCAAAAACACATCAACCGTACAGCAGCCGTTGACATGAGTATTAGATCGAGTGTCGCCTGAGTTCACGGCACCATGGCACTCGTAAATCAATTAGTAACTGACATCAGTcggcaaaattattttttatgccCAATTTAGTTGTCTGGTGATTGGTTTTTGCAAATGGGTCACCTAAATCTAGACACCATAAGTGGAGCGTAACGGAAggtataaatattgttattgtttgttattaatataaaatattagcttGATGACAAGCTTTGTCCATTGTCCGGACAGCTGCACGGTTACTCCTAGGTTAACAAAGAACCAGATTTTATTAACATCTAGATCTAGCTGATTTGGTGCTAGTCAAATGGTTTCAAGAGTCAAGCTTTACTTATAAGGTgaattgaaacaaatattttttttaatcgatttattaaAAGTCTCCATAAACAATTTACCATAACCGCTGAATCCAGAACTTTATAAAgcttatattaaattacaaaataaaaccgaCAATTCCTACCAACCATTATGATTATCATCGCACGGAAAAAGTCtgcaatattgtaatattatggcaatattgttatatgattttatatgtaaataatccACTTGGAAAATGTTGACATTTGTACCAGTGACTAACTACTTCATCACAGTTTAACAAAGGGTACTTCGGAGGCTATAACCATTAACCGACGCTCAATCTAACACTTTTGGccttttctcgcacggagaaggtttgagcattaattaccacgctcaATGTATGTTGACGAttcaaaacttataattagaaattataagccagatttcctcacgttttccttcaccgtttattaAAGgggtctaaataatcttagaaagtacatataactcggaaaatgtcacatttgtacgtgccgttggtaggtttctaaCTCGCACCCTCTTGGATGATGAGCAGGTTTAAGACGCCTttaagcctccgggccaccTCAACATATGGAGCGCCTTTATATAAAACGAGTAGCGTAAACGTTAGTATACGTACGTGCCGTGTTTTGGTTTAAAAGTTTGTGTACGTTCGGTGTTAAACGTGGCCATGGGCCCTATCTGAAATGTGGCTTAAGCATTTGTCATAACGTAGAAAAGGATCGCCAGCTTATGTCTGTAGCCAATGGAGAGTACCTCCTGGTAactaaacggggtgaatagatacagaaaaggggtatggtatcgggaaattcttctaGTACtattcaaatgtttatttatgtttcccTGCTTTGATGACCTGGTATGCTgttgcagccagatataacttcccaagaagtacgcaccatctaaagagtggttcgactactcaaaagctaggtcggtcgctaaattggctacagaacaagaagttgtTCTCATTgttttgactgatgctggggtaccgatgacttcaaagatgttacatGGGTATTGCATAATGAGAAACTCGTCAAgtctgatgtataatgaccaaaattaattaataaggtctcattacatttattataagcattgacaaagttttattataattaagaagttgaatacttactagtttttattgaggccttattaagacatagggttcccaataaggccaaagtgacactttagttatttgtgtttacaaaactgtaatttttgtttctaaagctattttgattccattattacaaagtttaataaataaatataagattttgaaataatcagcgcattgtcattttaaacctacgagctaggcggtaataaaaataaggtaggccttatttggttaggttaccttacctatagattttgattttattttattcggtcTTGTTAGAATAATAAGATATCTGCTTTACAGTTCCAGCTGACTAGCTTGTTTCTAAATATCAAAAACGTAAAAGCCATTTACTTACCTATTTGTGGTTGATTgagaaaaagttaattaaacataGTTTAGCGTTTAAGAACTACCTATGTAGTTCTTAATCCTTTAGAAACCATTTCGGAACATATAGATAACTGCTACTTTCAAAACCATTCATCCCACTTGAAATTTCTCCTAAGGTATCGATTCCTTGAATTTTACTCACAAACACTCATCTTATTTGGAGTACTCACTATTCCACATAATTCCTTAAAAATAGCTACTATATTTGTCTATGTTTAGCGTTTTGGAACAAGTTACcaattaatcagatttttaTGCTCTTTTTAGAcgttttattgtatattttgagCAGGTGCTGTGAAAACAGTAAATTATTGTAGTTAGTATCTGCTTCCCGTTAGTATGGCCGTCCGCGGTGCGATCTATTTCGGTCGAGGTCGTGAATCACCGTGCCCTAAAGGTATTTTTCATTATCACGGATTCAATGACGTCGCGTAGGGCCTCTAGGGAAACGGTTTTCTCGAGACCAATATGAAAAAAGGTTTCGGCATATCTTTCTATTACTTAGGTGGATTTGTTATGTTAGCagatttaatttgtttcttaGGTCCAAATATAGAAAACTAGGACTATTAGTATGAAATATAGTATGAAAGTACCTAGGCTAATTTTCTGCAACCTACAGGCCGTCTATACGAAGCTGTTGTAGCCTTTGAAAATATCTAATCACAATAATTGAGGCCATAAAACTTATTCAGAATGGGATCAAAATCTATTCCATTTATAAATACTGAGCTTTTGAATAGGCTCTGAGTGATTTATCCTAAACTGCAGCATTTAGACCGTATGATGCACTTAATAGTAATTAAACTCGTCTATTGTGATGCTTTTGGACAATATTTCGTCAATGTGTAGGTTACTATTTATTCTCTACGAGCCGGCTACGTCTCATTCAGTGCACGCTGATTCGTGATGCCATAGAGTCCATAGACTGTTGGACATCTCCGAGAACGCGCGAAATCTATtcgaaatttaatttgaaaaaagtgTCGTGAATGACAATCGAATAgtggatagttttatttttttaattgatacgATGTGGCGGACTGTGTTGGgcttttcatttttcttttacgCCATCGTTTCGCACGTCACTACGGCGCCGATGtattatcaaaatcaaaactgtgagtaactttttaattactacCACGATGTACTTACCCTGCTCTCTTCTTGCTacatcttatattttttataacttattattttacttgtttttgGTAACTTTCGGACTAAACGAATCAGCTAATCCGAATTCCATAAATCCTACCTAATTGATGTAAAGTGAATAACTTCGgaataacaaattgttttttgcTTGTAAACTTAAGTGGTAGCTGGTAGATGTTTGTTGGCAATGTTTATTGGTTGTTTAAATCTAAAACTAGAAAAGCATTCTAGATATCCTATCAACTAGATACTTAGATCTCATCACGTAATTCCCCTCATTGGATACAAGTTATAAAGATAATTAGAAACAAAGTTCTCTATATGCATCTGATTAGGTAAAGATTTACAGAGTTTTATGACTAAACTAAAAAAGAGTAGACTTTATCactattacaaaatttaaatgGGGCGATACCTACCTGATTATTTTCCTAAAATTAATAGCCAATCAGAATCTTAAAACTTTCGGTGAAAGTTAGAGATTTTGGACTCAAATAAATTTGCACAAATAAAGATTCAAAAGtgggataataaataaataattaatacctaCAGATATTATGGATTCGACAACATTAACTTTTGTGCAGCGGTGTCAACTGGTGTCTAGCGATCTCATTGTCCACTCGAGTTCAAGAATCCGAAATAATGATGAATGGTTATTTAACAgtcgtaaaattattttgttcttgACTTCTTTGTATCACGTTCAAGTGCGGAACGAATAGGTGGCGGTCTCTATTATTCTTATCCACGTCGAATTCAGGACCAATTTACAGATGCCTGTTAAGTGATTGACCCACTATTTTATCTTTCTTCATTTGAACAATTTATTCTAATGTTTCATCTTATAACCTGGATAATACATTTacccaaattctttattttgacAACTTATAATTTGTCTAAATACTATAgtcaaaataaagattatttataagttaaatTAACCAACAAATCACGATTTATTCACGtgtattaatggagaaaatctctactaatTTTTTGTCGTTGTGTCTGCCTATGCtgtttatgatgaagagtccctctttgactcgaaactagtagagcctttctcAATTAgataatgtacgtgagtaaactgtgatttttcagttaatttagtatgtctcattacagttattataagaatatagtttatttttattgtccacAGCACGAGGTCCAAGCTATACGATATCGAATGGCCCCGGAGGTCCACACAAGCCGTACATAGAGGTCCGCAACTCGACGTACCACGGCAGCGGGCCGCGGGAGGAGGCGCGCGCCATGTGCTCCGTGCGGACGCAGGAAGTCAACGCCACCGCCAACGCCACCATCACCAGGAGGCTGCACGGAGTCGTCACTTCTCGTGAGTACTGCATTATTATTAGCCTTGATGTTCCCATTGCAGGGCAATCCTTACCTCCTTACCCCCATCTAAGTCGGTACTCCTATTGGCGTaaagctttctgcggccaatcccgtgacacgttgcgcagcagtcGGTTTCCCTATCACTGCGCTATccgttttttttgagggggaacatcatccgatgacttctcccgccttgggtgaggcgggagggagtgttagactcttactgactaaaaaccaccccgttccctctcctgctttgagccggagccccggtaaccttttacattgtccgcagctccggaatcacTGCGCTATCCGTGGAGTCAAATATAAAGCGTAATGCTATGTcaaggataaataaatagatacatcATTTATATCCTAATTTTTTGCAGACTGACATAATATTTAGTTCCGCTGATACGTATTATCGGGTAGACTCAAAATGTcggatatttttaatttttgctgaTTAGTAGTAACGGGATGACTTACTCCTCTTTATACCGAGTTGTAGAGTTGGAGCCCATTTATCAATGCATAGACTACTGGTATATAACCatgctaattttaaaataaatagtcacGCACAATCTATCCTTCATGATAAAGTATGCGTCATATTAAaggtttaggtatatttttctcCGAAGTACAAAGCAAGCCATTCATCGAAGATTCGGACTATAATATAAATTGGCAGACGAACACATGATCACCTCATGTGCTAGTTGGCCATTTCATACGATCTCTTTACTGGACGAGGTCAACAGCACCTTTATAGATAAATATTGcgaactacatacatataagtggCTACCTACTATAAATGATATACCTCTAATTTTTTAATTGAAGGAACCTAGTGATTATTTcatttgaaaacaattttaagatcatatttttatgaattgaCTATTGTGATATTATATGGGATAACCATATACCTTTAATAGATATTAATGAGATAGTAAAGGCACAGAATACTAGTAAAGGTATTAACCTAGTATCTCATAATTTGTCTCATAAATAGGTATAGTGTGATTGAGTTAGGTATAGGCAATTCATTAGAATGTCTTTAATTGTTGCTACGCGCACTCATCTCTGGAACGGATCACTTGAAATGACAGATAAGAtatgatagatagatagatgggAAAACGAGTAGAAGCTGCAAGTCAGATAGTGAGAGAAAGTGGATATGAGGTGTACATTTGCTATACCTAAATAAAAGCACTTCCTGAATTCCTTCTATCTTTCTGACATCATCGTATAGGTCATCCACCTACATAGTACTTTTTTACACGTGTACATAGCCTCCTACTTTGAACATCATATTCTTTTGCAGGAGAACTCCACAACTCGATCCAGCGTTTGGAGGTGATAATCTACGGTCAGATGCAGCAGCTATGGCAGAGTTTGGACGCGCTACGAACGCAGCTGTCTGGCAACACGCGATCCAGTAACATCATGTTCCCGCCTCGGAACACCGTGTCCTTTAGATACCAACCCCGATCACTGTGATCTTAGAGTAGCAAACCTTTGATGATATATACAGAGATGGGTACAGGGGAAAATGAACTTTGTTCTTCATTACTTTAGAAACTCATTTGTTATAAAGTTGATATGATTTATTGTTAAGACGTAATTATGTCCCATACACATTCCCTTTGCCTCTATAAATCCGATCTTATTATGTTTGTTGTGAAGAACCAAATAATCTGAAGTCAATGCACTTAGGGATATTCGCAAGGTCATCCCAAACCTAATTAGAGGatcactaataaaattataacgatTAATACGAACATGTGTTGCAAAATACCTGTGTTACTATATCCCACCAGTATGTAAAATAGAGGAGAGTTACTATTGTATCAAAgagtatatacaatgtgataggggcgagacttctaacccgttaaggctgagttctacacctaattttatcgacaaaagtcgggggtcgaattggtcgaatcccctccccctaaaagttatggctattttaatattttttttactttttttgatatcaaaggttgtatgcgtcgtaggaacgagcaaaaaaaacaacaaacggtagctaataaccttggctaactaattcattacttttttcatatgtttgataatgttttggtgagaaaaaaatcatttgtgaattatttttaccgaaaacatcactatttttcaatattttcaattcggggttcaacccccatattataatttttgtcgatacaattagatgtagtactcagccttaacgggttagaagtcccacgcctatcacattgtataatagggctatgtatgtataatttcatattctaagcgcctgtttcaccacctctATATTGTAAGTAcctgataaacttatatgacagatagttcatacaaattacgctattaattctaatttatctgggacatagcggctatccagacattgtgaaacaggccctaagTATATAAGGTTAAgattgattattgttattaatggCTGCATGTTAAAGAAATAGGAATTTCCACTAACATTGCCGCATGGGATTATAGAACGGGATTATGgtgtaattaaacaaaaacattgtttttttataaagttcaatttattaacaattaGTAACTGAATAATTCAGCAGCTTACGGAGCCAAGTTCACATCGGTGTGGTTGTTCGAAGTTGGCCCcgtaataacaaataaacaagtaCCTCGTTAGTTACAATAGTTAAGTTAAATGATGTAAAACTAAATgtcgttattaataaatattaacaaacaaattattatgcaTTATCTCTTAAATTACATTTAGAATTTTGCATTAgaatgtatgtacttataaacAATACAGAGATTCGATTAGACctattactttatattaattaatttataatttaaatatattcggATAATGGCGTCGTTTCTATGGATATTCGTACAACTGCAGGAAATGCTTACACTACCTTACACAAATGGACGGATTATACATtgaagatataataaataaaacctctACTTTCGTACgtatagtaataatattttgttcgcTCTGATGTAATCGCAAGCACGACTCCGATTGTAATAAGATTACAACATCACACTATTTATACAGACTCAACACTAGATCAAATTTTGaagtattttcttcttttacaGAATATACCCATGATCGTATGAGTGTTGCGTGGAATATTTTTGACAACTTTTGATCTCGGAGAAGTAAAATAAACCTGGGAAATAAGTACTATTTACTTTTGAAaactaaatagtatttatttggCGAAGTTTTTTCTCCTGAGTATACTGAGATTCTGTTTGTGGATTGTTAGTAAGGTCAAGCGGCTGAAGCTTGCATGTAGCGGCGGAGCTCCTCTTGCGTGTCGAAGATCATGACGGGGAACGGAGAGCCGGGCACGTGCCGGCCGGCCCATCGGACTTCCACGCGGTAGTCGCCGGGCTCGGTGGGAGAGAACTGGAAaacattcattatattattaactagcttatATGCTATGCTATAGACTGCACTGTTAgtgctgtggctgggcaactggctgccgcgcaacgggtagcgggttcgattaccgcacggagcaactctttgtgtgatccacaaattgttgtttcgggtctgggtgtcatgtgtatgtgaacttatatgtttgtaaacgcacccacgacacaggagaaaatcctaatgtagagcaacgtttaaaaaaagtatacctatataaaaaataaataaaaaaagcttatgccagcagcttcgcctgcattcccgtgggctaaaaagtacctacctaacctatcactcaagtcagttcataccctgtctgtatatcaaatatcatcaaacattgaaatgaaacaaactttatcatttttaataatattagtgtgatatacaGTGAGATAGGATTTGAAATATTTCtaatacatttctttttgtCAGCATTGCAGACATCTGCTATCTGCTGATGGCTGCCTGACAACGCCACGCTTGTATCATTTTGGTCACATGTACAAATACTACGCATATTATAACAAATGATAAGCTAATACGTACAACTCTTTGTCCGACTTATAGATCCATATCTATACCTTTTGTACGCAAGTACtgattattgtaattgtaatatcaATACTAATCTCTTTTCAAACAAATGTTTGTagaaaagttattttgtaaataagtagtagtggttttattttaggtaattaactaattacgcattattttttaattatttagagGACAAGGTTGCTTTACTGGGACATGAGGATAAGACGGACAGTGTAAATATGTTCACACATACATATGTGTGCATTTTTTATGTCATAggtcggc
The genomic region above belongs to Spodoptera frugiperda isolate SF20-4 chromosome 12, AGI-APGP_CSIRO_Sfru_2.0, whole genome shotgun sequence and contains:
- the LOC118262836 gene encoding uncharacterized protein LOC118262836 gives rise to the protein MWRTVLGFSFFFYAIVSHVTTAPMYYQNQNSRGPSYTISNGPGGPHKPYIEVRNSTYHGSGPREEARAMCSVRTQEVNATANATITRRLHGVVTSRELHNSIQRLEVIIYGQMQQLWQSLDALRTQLSGNTRSSNIMFPPRNTVSFRYQPRSL